The nucleotide sequence TTGGCGCTCGCTTCATAGTTGCGGAGCATCACGCCCGTGCCGCGGTCGAGCGCTTCCTGGTTCATCTCGACGATGGTCACCGGGATTCCGGCAGTGAGGAAGTTCATCGAGATGCCGCCGCCCATGGTGCCGGCCCCGATCACGCCCACGCGCTTGATCTCGCGCGGCTTCACGTCGTCGGCGACGCCCTCGATCTTGGCCGCCTTGCGCTCGGCGAAGAAGAAATATTGCTGCGCCTTGGCCTGGGTGCCGCTCATCAGCTCCATGAACAGCTTGCGCTCGTCGATCACGCCCTCGGCATAGGGCTTGAGGGTCGCGGCGCGGACCGCCTCGAGGTTCTTCATCGGCGCTTCGAAACCCTTGAACGTGCGCGGGTTGGCGGCGATGAAGTCGTCGAACACCGATGGCGAGGCTTCGGCGATCTTGTTCTGCCGCTCGGAGGACCGCGGCAGCGGGCGCACCTCGGCGACCTCCGTCGCATAGGCGACGGCATGCTGGAGGAGGTCGCCCTCGACCATCCGGTCGATGAGCCCGATCTCGAAGGCTTCCTGCGCCCCGATCGGATTGCCGCTGGTGGTCATCTGCAGCGCCTTCTCGACGCCGGCGACTCGCGGCAGGCGCTGGGTCCCGCCGGCGCCCGGAAGCAGGCCGAGCTTCACTTCGGGGACGCCGAGCTTGGCCGAGGCGACAGCGGCGCGATAGTGGCAGCCGAGCGCCACTTCGAGTCCGCCGCCGAGCGCAGTGCCGTGAATGGCGGCGACCACCGGCTTGGTGCAGGCCTCGATCCGGTCGACCACCTCCGGCAGCCAGGGCATCACCGGCGGCTTGCCGAATTCGGTGATGTCGGCGCCCGCGAAGAAGGTCTGGCCTTCGCAGATGATCACCGCCGCGGCGATGTCGTCGGCTGCTTCCGCTTCCTCGATGGCGGCGACCAGCCCCTGCCGCACCGCCGCGCCCAGCGCGTTCACCGGCGGGTTGTTGGAGCGGATGATGAGGACGTGGCCGTGCTTTTCGGTGCTGATGGGCGAGGTCATGAGCGGTCCTTCGCTGACAAGAATGTAAGTGCAGTCCCTACTCGCGGGACCGGGAAAGAAAAGGGGCCTAGATTGCGGTGCGGCCGTAATCCTGGCGGTTGAACGGGTGCGAGCTCGACAGGCCGCCGTCGACCACCAAAGCGTGGCCGTTGACGTAGCTCGACTCGTCGCTGGCGAGGAACAGCGCCGCACGTGCGATCTCGTTCGGCTCACCACCGCGCCGCAGGGGATTGAGGTGGCCGAGCCTGTCCTCCTGCCCCTTGGCCCGCGCCCGCTCGTAGACGAACTCGGTCATCCCGGTCTCGATCAGGCCCGGGCAGATGGCGTTCACGCGCACGTTGGAGGTGGCGAGCTGCTGCGCCGCCGTCTTCACCAGGCTGATCACGCCCGCCTTGGAGGCGCTATAGGCCGGCCCGCCCGCGCCCGAACGAAGTCCAGCCACGCTCGCCGTGCAGATGATCGACCCGCCGCCCTGCTCCTTGATGAGCGGCGCCGCATGTTTGATCGCCAGCGCGGGGCCGATCAGGTTCACCCGCAGGATCTCGGCCCAGTCGTCGGGCGATTGTTCGAAGATGGAGGCGAGGCCGCCGGAAATGCCGGCATTGGCGAAGAAGCCGTGAAGCCCGCCATGCTCCTCCTTTGCCATGCCAACAAGCCGGATGATGTCCGCTTCGCGCCCCGCATCCGCTTCATGATCTGCGCCCTTGAGGTCGGCCGCGATCACCGTTGCGCCATGGTCGCGGAACAGGTCGGTCGTGGCCTTTCCGATTCCGGAGCCGGCGCCGGTGATGATGATGATCTTGCCGGCGAGCCGGCCGGTGAGGTCGGGCGTGCTGCTCATCAGAACCCCGCCCCGAAGGTCGATCCTCCGTCGACCACCAGCGTCTGCCCGGTAACGAAGCTGCCCGCCTCGCTGGCAAGGAAGAGGGCCGCGCCGGCGATCTCGCGCGGTTCGCCGATTCGCTTCAGCGCCGACACCTTGGTCACCGACTTGAGGATGTCGGGATTTTCCCACAGCGCCTTGGCGAAGTCGGTCCGCACCAGCCCCGGCGCGATCGCATTGACCCGCACGTTCGACGGCCCGAACTCCGCCGCCAGGTTGCGGACCAGCTGCAGGTCGGCCGCCTTGGAGATGTTGTAGGCGCCAATGACGGTCGAGCTAGTGATTCCGCCGACAGACGAGACGATGATGATCGAGCCCGACTTGCGCTCCACCATCTCGGGCGCGACGAAGCTGGTCAGCCAGTGATTGGACAGGA is from Sphingomonas sp. LHG3406-1 and encodes:
- a CDS encoding 3-hydroxyacyl-CoA dehydrogenase NAD-binding domain-containing protein — encoded protein: MTSPISTEKHGHVLIIRSNNPPVNALGAAVRQGLVAAIEEAEAADDIAAAVIICEGQTFFAGADITEFGKPPVMPWLPEVVDRIEACTKPVVAAIHGTALGGGLEVALGCHYRAAVASAKLGVPEVKLGLLPGAGGTQRLPRVAGVEKALQMTTSGNPIGAQEAFEIGLIDRMVEGDLLQHAVAYATEVAEVRPLPRSSERQNKIAEASPSVFDDFIAANPRTFKGFEAPMKNLEAVRAATLKPYAEGVIDERKLFMELMSGTQAKAQQYFFFAERKAAKIEGVADDVKPREIKRVGVIGAGTMGGGISMNFLTAGIPVTIVEMNQEALDRGTGVMLRNYEASAKKGRFTDEQVGQFMGLLKPTLNFDDLAECDLIIEAVFEQMEIKKEIFGRLDKIAKPGAILASNTSYLNVDEIAASTSRPQDVVGLHFFSPANVMKLLEVVRGAKTADDVLVTAMALAKKIKKVAVVAGVCYGFIGNRMLIPRQTEATKLLLEGATPAQIDKVHVDFGMPMGPFQMADLAGVDIGWHRDPTRIENIRDALCAQDRWGQKKGAGFYDYDEKRRPSPSPTVQGIIEDFRAKAGVTPREISDEEITQRTLYTMVNEGAKILEEGMAQRASDVDVVWVYGYGWPVYRGGPMHWADSEGLQKIVDGLKAAAPHMGEDFSFSKLLLDKAAKSEKFTSR
- a CDS encoding SDR family NAD(P)-dependent oxidoreductase, giving the protein MNTNLFDLTGKTAIVTGSSRGIGRAIAEEMAAHGANVVISSRKQDACEEVAQAINARGQGRAVAIAASISDKEALRELVERTKAEFGQIDVLVCNAASNPYYGPMGGISDEQFRKIMDNNVLSNHWLTSFVAPEMVERKSGSIIIVSSVGGITSSTVIGAYNISKAADLQLVRNLAAEFGPSNVRVNAIAPGLVRTDFAKALWENPDILKSVTKVSALKRIGEPREIAGAALFLASEAGSFVTGQTLVVDGGSTFGAGF
- a CDS encoding SDR family oxidoreductase gives rise to the protein MSSTPDLTGRLAGKIIIITGAGSGIGKATTDLFRDHGATVIAADLKGADHEADAGREADIIRLVGMAKEEHGGLHGFFANAGISGGLASIFEQSPDDWAEILRVNLIGPALAIKHAAPLIKEQGGGSIICTASVAGLRSGAGGPAYSASKAGVISLVKTAAQQLATSNVRVNAICPGLIETGMTEFVYERARAKGQEDRLGHLNPLRRGGEPNEIARAALFLASDESSYVNGHALVVDGGLSSSHPFNRQDYGRTAI